One part of the Gossypium raimondii isolate GPD5lz chromosome 1, ASM2569854v1, whole genome shotgun sequence genome encodes these proteins:
- the LOC105786258 gene encoding carbon catabolite repressor protein 4 homolog 1 isoform X2 yields the protein MLSVLRVHLPSDIPIVGCELSPYVLLRRPDKTFTTDDVPESAPLDGHFLRYKWYRIQSDRKVAVCSVHPSEQATLQCLGCVKAKIPVAKSYHCSPKCFSDAWQHHRVLHDRAASAVNENGNEEEEIFGRFNSTGAGVISASLTGSASSTSLINGSTPLYPTAVTQRSGGETWFEVGRSKTYTPTTDDIGHVLKFECVVIDAETKLPVGHPNTLLTSRVIPAPSPSPRHLISVGGADMMGQLDSDGRLSSSGTFTVLSYNILSDSYASSELYSYCPSWALSWPYRRQNLLREIVGYRADIVCLQEVQCDHFDEFFAPELDKHGYQALYKRKTNEVYSGNIHTIDGCATFFRRDRFSHVKKYEVEFNKAAQSLTEVAVQTTQKKVALNRLVKDNVALIVVLEAKFTNQGADNPGKRQLLCVANTHVNVQQELKDVKIWQVHTLLKGLEKIAASADIPMLVCGDFNSVPGSVEFCPVLPIHFLLWERWIHCIRIYWSIHLQFCVLTAS from the exons ATGCTGAGCGTGCTACGGGTGCACCTCCCTTCTGATATACCAATTGTTGGCTGCGAGCTCTCGCCTTACGTGCTCTTACGCCGACCAGACAAGACCTTTACTACTGATGATGTGCCTGAGTCCGCCCCTCTTGATGGTCACTTCTTGAGGTACAAGTG GTACCGCATACAAAGTGATAGGAAAGTTGCTGTCTGTAGTGTACATCCCTCTGAGCAAGCCACGCTGCAGTGCCTAGGTTGCGTGAAGGCAAAGATACCTGTTGCTAAAAGTTACCATTGTTCTCCAAAGTGCTTTTCAGATGCATGGCAGCATCATCGAGTCCTTCATGACCGTGCCGCAAGTGCTGTAAacgaaaatggaaatgaagagGAAGAGATATTTGGCCGTTTCAATAGCACTGGGGCTGGAGTTATTAGTGCTAGTTTAACCGGTTCAGCATCAAGCACTAGCTTGATAAATGGTTCAACACCTCTGTATCCTACTGCAGTTACCCAAAGGAGTGGTGGTGAAACCTGGTTTGAAGTTGGACGCTCTAAAACATATACCCCAACTACAGATGATATCGGTCATGTTCTCAAGTTTGAGTGTGTTGTCATTGATGCAGAAACGAAACTACCTGTCGGACATCCCAATACTCTTTTGACATCTCGTGTTATTCCAGCACCTTCCCCTAGTCCTCGGCACTTGATCTCAGTAGGCGGAGCTGATATGATGGGACAACTAGATTCAGATGGTCGTCTTTCATCCTCTGGAACTTTTACTGTTCTCTCATACAACATTTTGTCCGACTCATATGCCAGCAGTGAGTTATACAGTTATTGCCCTTCGTGGGCTCTTTCTTGGCCATATCGCAGACAAAACCTGTTGCGGGAAATCGTTGGTTATCGTGCAGACATTGTTTGTCTTCAAGAG GTGCAATGTGAccattttgatgaattttttgcTCCTGAGCTGGACAAACATGGATATCAAGCTTTATACAAGAGGAAGACAAATGAG GTTTACAGTGGAAATATCCATACAATTGACGGCTGTGCTACATTTTTCCGTAGAGATAGATTTTCCCATGTCAAAAAATATGAG GTTGAATTTAATAAGGCTGCTCAATCCTTGACTGAGGTTGCAGTTCAAACTACTCAGAAGAAAGTTGCTTTAAATCGATTGGTTAAG GATAATGTTGCACTTATTGTGGTTTTAGAAGCAAAGTTTACTAATCAAGGAGCTGACAATCCTGGGAAGCGTCAGCTTCTTTGTGTG GCAAACACACATGTAAATGTTCAACAAGAGCTAAAGGATGTCAAAATCTGGCAG GTGCATACTCTCTTAAAGGGGTTGGAAAAAATAGCTGCAAGTGCAGACATTCCAATGTTGGTGTGTGGGGATTTTAATTCTGTTCCTGGAAG TGTTGAATTTTGTCCAGTGCTCCCCATTCACTTCTTGCTATGGGAAAGGTGGATCCACTGCATCCGGATTTATTGGTCGATCCACTTGCAATTTTGCGTCCTCACAGCAAGTTGA
- the LOC105786258 gene encoding carbon catabolite repressor protein 4 homolog 1 isoform X1 yields the protein MLSVLRVHLPSDIPIVGCELSPYVLLRRPDKTFTTDDVPESAPLDGHFLRYKWYRIQSDRKVAVCSVHPSEQATLQCLGCVKAKIPVAKSYHCSPKCFSDAWQHHRVLHDRAASAVNENGNEEEEIFGRFNSTGAGVISASLTGSASSTSLINGSTPLYPTAVTQRSGGETWFEVGRSKTYTPTTDDIGHVLKFECVVIDAETKLPVGHPNTLLTSRVIPAPSPSPRHLISVGGADMMGQLDSDGRLSSSGTFTVLSYNILSDSYASSELYSYCPSWALSWPYRRQNLLREIVGYRADIVCLQEVQCDHFDEFFAPELDKHGYQALYKRKTNEVYSGNIHTIDGCATFFRRDRFSHVKKYEVEFNKAAQSLTEVAVQTTQKKVALNRLVKDNVALIVVLEAKFTNQGADNPGKRQLLCVANTHVNVQQELKDVKIWQVHTLLKGLEKIAASADIPMLVCGDFNSVPGSAPHSLLAMGKVDPLHPDLLVDPLAILRPHSKLTHQLPLVSAYSAFLRGIGLGSEQQRRRMDPATNEPLFTNCTRDFIGTLDYIFYTADSLTVESLLELLDEDSLRKDTALPSPEWSSDHIALLAEFRCVPKTRH from the exons ATGCTGAGCGTGCTACGGGTGCACCTCCCTTCTGATATACCAATTGTTGGCTGCGAGCTCTCGCCTTACGTGCTCTTACGCCGACCAGACAAGACCTTTACTACTGATGATGTGCCTGAGTCCGCCCCTCTTGATGGTCACTTCTTGAGGTACAAGTG GTACCGCATACAAAGTGATAGGAAAGTTGCTGTCTGTAGTGTACATCCCTCTGAGCAAGCCACGCTGCAGTGCCTAGGTTGCGTGAAGGCAAAGATACCTGTTGCTAAAAGTTACCATTGTTCTCCAAAGTGCTTTTCAGATGCATGGCAGCATCATCGAGTCCTTCATGACCGTGCCGCAAGTGCTGTAAacgaaaatggaaatgaagagGAAGAGATATTTGGCCGTTTCAATAGCACTGGGGCTGGAGTTATTAGTGCTAGTTTAACCGGTTCAGCATCAAGCACTAGCTTGATAAATGGTTCAACACCTCTGTATCCTACTGCAGTTACCCAAAGGAGTGGTGGTGAAACCTGGTTTGAAGTTGGACGCTCTAAAACATATACCCCAACTACAGATGATATCGGTCATGTTCTCAAGTTTGAGTGTGTTGTCATTGATGCAGAAACGAAACTACCTGTCGGACATCCCAATACTCTTTTGACATCTCGTGTTATTCCAGCACCTTCCCCTAGTCCTCGGCACTTGATCTCAGTAGGCGGAGCTGATATGATGGGACAACTAGATTCAGATGGTCGTCTTTCATCCTCTGGAACTTTTACTGTTCTCTCATACAACATTTTGTCCGACTCATATGCCAGCAGTGAGTTATACAGTTATTGCCCTTCGTGGGCTCTTTCTTGGCCATATCGCAGACAAAACCTGTTGCGGGAAATCGTTGGTTATCGTGCAGACATTGTTTGTCTTCAAGAG GTGCAATGTGAccattttgatgaattttttgcTCCTGAGCTGGACAAACATGGATATCAAGCTTTATACAAGAGGAAGACAAATGAG GTTTACAGTGGAAATATCCATACAATTGACGGCTGTGCTACATTTTTCCGTAGAGATAGATTTTCCCATGTCAAAAAATATGAG GTTGAATTTAATAAGGCTGCTCAATCCTTGACTGAGGTTGCAGTTCAAACTACTCAGAAGAAAGTTGCTTTAAATCGATTGGTTAAG GATAATGTTGCACTTATTGTGGTTTTAGAAGCAAAGTTTACTAATCAAGGAGCTGACAATCCTGGGAAGCGTCAGCTTCTTTGTGTG GCAAACACACATGTAAATGTTCAACAAGAGCTAAAGGATGTCAAAATCTGGCAG GTGCATACTCTCTTAAAGGGGTTGGAAAAAATAGCTGCAAGTGCAGACATTCCAATGTTGGTGTGTGGGGATTTTAATTCTGTTCCTGGAAG TGCTCCCCATTCACTTCTTGCTATGGGAAAGGTGGATCCACTGCATCCGGATTTATTGGTCGATCCACTTGCAATTTTGCGTCCTCACAGCAAGTTGACTCATCAGTTGCCACTT GTTAGTGCTTACTCAGCCTTCCTAAGAGGAATTGGTCTTGGTTCGGAACAACAAAGAAGAAGGATGGACCCAGCAACTAATGAACCTTTATTCACAAATTGCACAAGAGATTTTATCGGCACCCTAGATTACATATTTTACACCG CGGACTCTTTAACGGTGGAGTCATTATTGGAACTCTTGGATGAAGATAGCTTAAGGAAAGACACAGCCCTTCCTTCCCCGGAGTGGTCCTCTGATCATATAGCTTTGTTAGCTGAATTTCGATGTGTGCCGAAGACTAGACACTGA
- the LOC105786256 gene encoding uncharacterized protein LOC105786256 — translation MALYLRRAIKLTNTIRTTTLLLRSSNTQTRNISHFLLSHNQLTPRSQNLTPFCSFDFHRDSRRGFAKGKKSKDDSGGSTMELAPDIGPSVKASAASQMDAAIVALSRELAKLRTGRASAGMLDHIIVETDGVKMQLNHLAVVSVIDSKTLSVNPYDPNTLKALEGAIISSPLGLNPKVDGQRLIAPIPPLTKEHMQAMCKVVAKSSEDVKQSIRRARQKALDTIKKAGSSFPKDEAKRFEKEIDELTKKFVKSADELCKAKEKEITQG, via the exons ATGGCTTTATATCTTAGACGAGCAATCAAATTAacaaacacaataagaacaacCACCCTACTACTTAGAAGCTCAAATACCCAAACCCGCAACATCTCTCACTTTCTCCTTTCTCATAACCAATTAACTCCCCGTTCCCAAAACCTCACTCCTTTCTGCTCATTTGATTTTCATAGAGATTCTCGCCGTGGTTTCgccaaaggaaaaaaatcaa AGGATGATTCTGGTGGGAGTACAATGGAACTTGCTCCTGATATTGGGCCTTCTGTTAAAGCAAGTGCTGCATCACAGATGGATGCAGCAATAGTTGCCTTATCGCGGGAGCTAGCCAAATTGAGAACAGGAAGGGCATCTGCAG GAATGCTTGATCATATTATCGTTGAAACTGATGGCGTAAAGATGCAACTGAACCATTTAGCTGTTGTTTCTGTTATTGATTCAAAAACCTTATCGGTGAATCCATATGATCCCAAT ACTCTCAAAGCATTAGAGGGTGCCATCATTTCATCTCCGTTAGGCTTAAATCCAAAGGTGGATGGTCAACGGTTGATCGCACCTATTCCACC ATTAACAAAAGAGCATATGCAG GCTATGTGCAAAGTTGTTGCCAAGTCTTCCGAAGATGTTAAACAAAGCATAAGAAGGGCTCGACAAAAG GCATTGGATACAATAAAGAAAGCGGGTTCTAGTTTTCCCAAGGATGAGGCTAAGAGATTTGAGAAAGAA ATTGATGAGCTGACTAAAAAGTTCGTCAAGTCCGCCGATGAATTGTGCAAGGCAAAGGAGAAGGAGATTACTCAAGGCTGA
- the LOC128035549 gene encoding zinc finger BED domain-containing protein RICESLEEPER 3-like, giving the protein MARIVNLIVVEGLKEMNKSVERVRGAVRYVRQSPARLQKFKECVVVEKIECKKMLCLDVCTRWNSTYLMLDTAQNFERAFERFEEQDTNFRAELERGEGWPSVDDWDNVRKLKEFLEHFYEVTLRISGTSYVTSNNFFDELSEIDILLRDAQLNSNIDFNVMAIKMKEKYDKYRGDIDKMNLLMFVACDLDPRQKLNTCSQSSSSVSTHVSIGEPQQKMKRRMQALCKKRELEICGEDKTSELDKYLAEANEEFVEDFDILLWWKVNSPRFPTLSKLPRDVLAIRFLTVCLSLHLAPGDVCLINLGVL; this is encoded by the exons ATGGCACGcattgtgaatttgattgttgttgaaggcttaaaggaaatgaataaatCTGTTGAACGTGTTAGGGGGGCTGTTAGATATGTGAGACAATCTCCAGCTAGATTACAAAAGTTTAAGGAGtgtgttgtggtggaaaagataGAGTGCAAGAAGATGTTGTGTCTTGATGTTTGTACTAGGTGGAACTCGACCTACTTAATGTTAGACACTGCTCAGAACTTTGAGAGAGCttttgagagatttgaggagcaaGATACAAACTTTAGGGCTGAACTTGAAAGGGGGGAGGGTTGGCCTAGTGTGGATGATTGGGATAATGTTAGAAAATTGAAGGAattcttggaacacttttaTGAAGTCACTTTGCGTATATCTGGCACTTCATATGTCACgtccaataatttttttgatgagctttccgaaattgatattcttttacGAGATGCTCAGTTAAATAGTAATATTGATTTCAATGTTATGGCCATCAAGATGAAAGAGAAGTATGATAAGTATCGGGGTGATATTGATAAGATGAATTTGCTTATGTTTGTTGCTTGTGATTTAGATCCTAGACAAAAACTAAA TACTTGCAGTCAATCGAGTTCGAGTGTGTCAACACATGTTTCTATTGGTGAAccacaacaaaaaatgaaaaggcgAATGCAAGCTTTGTGTAAAAAGCGTGAGTTGGAAATTTGTGGTGAGGATAAAACATCTGAGTTGGATAAATATCTAGCTGAGGCTAATGAAGAATTTGttgaagattttgatattttattgtggTGGAAAGTGAACAGCCCTAGATTTCCCACTCTTTCAAAATTGCCGAGAGATGTGCTAGCTATACGGTTTCTCACGGTTTGCTTGAGTCTGCATTTAGCACCGGGGGACGTGTGCTTGATCAATTTAGGAGttctttaa
- the LOC105786257 gene encoding 60S ribosomal protein L21-1 — MPAGHGLRSRTRDLFARPFRKKGYIPLSTYLRTYKIGDYVDVKVNGAVHKGMPHKFYHGRTGRVWNVTKRAIGVEVNKQVGNRIIRKRIHVRVEHVQPSRCAEEFKLRKVKNDQLKAEAKAKGEVISTKRQPEGPRPGFMVDGATLETVTPIPYDVVNDLKGGY, encoded by the exons ATGCCAGCTGGTCACGGTCTACGTTCTCGAACAAGGGATTTGTTCGCCAGACCCTTTAGAAAGAAGGGTTACATTCCCTTGTCTACTTACCTCAGGACCTACAAGATCGGCGACTACGTCGACGTCAAGGTAAACGGTGCCGTTCACAAGGGTATGCCCCACAAGTTCTACCATGGTCGTACTGGTCGAGTTTGGAATGTCACAAAACGTGCCATCGGTGTCGAAGTCAACAAGCAG GTGGGAAACAGGATTATCAGGAAGAGGATTCATGTACGTGTTGAGCATGTACAGCCTTCGAGGTGCGCTGAGGAATTCAAGCTCAGGAAGGTGAAGAATGATCAACTCAAGGCAGAGGCTAAAGCAAAGGGTGAGGTCATTAGCACAAAGAGGCAGCCAGAAGGGCCTAGACCTGGTTTCATGGTGGATGGTGCTACACTTGAAACTGTTACACCCATCCCATACGATGTTGTTAATGATCTCAAGGGCGGTTACTAA